The Exiguobacterium aurantiacum DSM 6208 genome includes a window with the following:
- a CDS encoding malate synthase G, with translation MEQYKQIGTYRVHRQLLDFVSARVLPEAAEHHPFWQGVERILDEFIPRNETLLQERESFERLLQEWYSDHKHNVEVNEYERFLRSIGYIEPVVQDFQIDVSNVDSEIAQKAGPQLVVPLDNARYALNAANARWGSLYDALYGTDVIDESDGEKTKSYNPTRGAAVIAYAKQFLDDTFPLREGTHREAEGYSIEGDAAYAVLDGKRVPFQQHCFVGYEGSPESPDRLLLVHNGLHAELKFDRHHPVGKSDPAGLVDIELESALSAIVDCEDSVAAVRAEDKVHLYENWLGLMDGTLEATFKKGDQSLTRTLNPDRHYIGTGGREVVLPGRALLFIRNVGHLMTTDLILDGEGREVPEGIVDGIFTALIASRHLDANRNSRERSIYIVKPKMHGSKEVAFTNDLFDTIEDLIDVPRHTIKVGVMDEERRTSLNLKNCIHQVKGRVVFINTGFLDRTGDEIHTSLTLGPMRRKGEMKTSEWLDAYERLNVRVGLGAGFHRRGQIGKGMWAMPDRMNDMMRDKVNHVRSGATTAWVPSPTAATLHVLHYHQVDASGVQRELLDEPFDTEGEQRRLLEIPLATNEYTAEEVNEELENNLQGLLGYVVRWVEQGVGCSKVPDIHHIGLMEDRATLRISSQHVANWLYHGVCTKEQVEATLRRMAEVVDAQNAGDPQYRPMTPDVGRSLAYQAARDLVFQGTDSPSGYTEPILHRRRREFIEQSTRENVKGGASS, from the coding sequence TTGGAACAGTATAAGCAAATAGGAACTTATCGCGTACATCGGCAGCTGCTCGACTTCGTTTCGGCTCGTGTATTGCCGGAAGCAGCAGAACACCATCCATTTTGGCAAGGGGTCGAACGCATACTTGACGAGTTCATTCCTCGAAATGAGACGTTGCTCCAAGAACGTGAGTCGTTTGAGCGACTGTTACAGGAATGGTACAGCGACCATAAACACAATGTTGAAGTGAACGAGTACGAACGTTTCCTTCGATCGATCGGTTACATCGAGCCGGTCGTCCAGGACTTCCAAATCGACGTCTCGAACGTCGACTCGGAGATCGCACAAAAAGCCGGACCGCAACTCGTCGTCCCGCTCGACAATGCGCGCTACGCCTTGAACGCGGCCAACGCGAGGTGGGGAAGTCTCTACGATGCCTTATACGGCACTGACGTGATCGATGAGTCGGACGGTGAAAAGACGAAAAGTTATAACCCGACCCGAGGTGCGGCCGTCATCGCCTACGCCAAACAGTTTCTCGACGACACGTTCCCGCTCCGTGAAGGGACGCATCGCGAGGCAGAAGGATACAGCATCGAGGGCGATGCCGCTTATGCCGTCCTAGACGGGAAACGTGTTCCGTTCCAACAGCACTGTTTCGTCGGCTACGAAGGTTCTCCTGAATCGCCTGACCGTCTGCTGCTCGTCCATAACGGCCTTCATGCCGAGCTGAAATTCGATCGTCATCATCCGGTCGGGAAGAGCGATCCGGCAGGGCTCGTCGACATTGAGCTCGAATCGGCATTATCGGCGATCGTCGACTGCGAGGACTCGGTCGCGGCCGTCCGGGCTGAAGACAAAGTTCACCTTTACGAAAACTGGCTCGGATTGATGGACGGCACGCTCGAGGCCACGTTCAAAAAAGGGGACCAGTCGCTCACGCGGACGTTGAATCCCGACCGTCATTACATCGGGACGGGCGGACGTGAAGTCGTGTTGCCGGGACGAGCCTTGCTCTTCATCCGAAACGTCGGTCATTTGATGACGACAGATTTGATTCTGGACGGGGAAGGGCGTGAAGTGCCCGAGGGGATCGTGGACGGCATATTCACCGCCTTGATCGCAAGCCGTCACTTGGATGCGAACCGAAATTCTCGTGAACGCTCCATCTATATCGTCAAACCGAAGATGCACGGTTCAAAAGAAGTCGCCTTCACGAACGATTTGTTCGACACCATCGAGGACTTGATCGACGTGCCGCGCCATACGATCAAGGTCGGGGTGATGGATGAAGAGCGGCGGACGTCGCTCAACTTGAAGAATTGCATCCATCAGGTGAAAGGGCGTGTCGTCTTCATCAACACTGGCTTCCTCGATCGAACCGGGGACGAGATTCACACGTCGCTCACGCTTGGGCCGATGCGCCGAAAGGGCGAGATGAAGACGTCAGAGTGGCTTGACGCCTACGAACGTTTGAACGTTCGCGTCGGACTCGGGGCAGGTTTTCATCGCCGCGGCCAAATCGGCAAAGGGATGTGGGCGATGCCGGACCGGATGAATGACATGATGCGGGACAAGGTCAATCACGTCCGATCAGGTGCCACGACAGCATGGGTGCCATCACCGACAGCGGCGACACTCCATGTGCTGCATTACCATCAAGTCGACGCATCCGGTGTCCAACGTGAGCTATTGGACGAACCGTTCGACACAGAGGGCGAACAGCGACGTCTCCTCGAGATCCCGTTGGCGACGAACGAGTATACGGCAGAAGAAGTGAACGAGGAGCTCGAGAACAACTTGCAAGGGTTGCTCGGTTACGTCGTCCGCTGGGTCGAGCAAGGGGTCGGCTGCTCCAAAGTGCCGGACATTCACCACATCGGGTTGATGGAAGACCGGGCGACGCTCCGCATCTCGAGCCAACACGTGGCCAATTGGCTGTATCACGGTGTCTGTACGAAAGAACAAGTGGAAGCGACGCTCCGGCGTATGGCCGAGGTCGTCGACGCGCAAAACGCGGGAGACCCGCAATATCGGCCGATGACGCCTGACGTGGGACGCTCGCTTGCCTATCAAGCCGCGAGAGACTTGGTGTTCCAAGGAACGGACTCGCCGAGCGGGTATACGGAACCGATCTTACATCGGCGCCGTCGTGAATTCATCGAACAGTCGACACGGGAAAATGTAAAAGGAGGAGCATCATCATGA
- a CDS encoding SAM-dependent methyltransferase, translating to MTEQQYERLLQIETAKPQQGFPASVEYHRYEPTPYEALDLLRDAYPLASTDTVVDFGSGKGRLPFYFAYTFRVRAIGVEMDGGYHEAALENWMNYAKKHRTRGSVQLVREYAERFLIPPEANRFYFFNPFSVNVFREVVGNIIDSVELSPRPVDIILYYPADEYLHFLNDETPFRYVQDVRLPLKNLHERFLIYRFDMMESSW from the coding sequence ATGACTGAACAACAATATGAACGACTGCTTCAAATCGAGACGGCGAAACCGCAACAAGGTTTTCCGGCCTCGGTCGAATATCATCGGTACGAGCCGACGCCGTATGAGGCGCTCGATTTACTGCGGGACGCATATCCGCTCGCTTCAACCGACACGGTCGTCGATTTCGGTTCCGGAAAAGGGCGTCTCCCGTTTTACTTTGCCTACACGTTCCGCGTCCGGGCGATTGGCGTCGAAATGGATGGCGGCTATCATGAGGCCGCACTTGAAAACTGGATGAATTATGCGAAAAAGCATCGAACGCGCGGGAGCGTTCAACTCGTCCGCGAGTACGCCGAACGATTTCTGATTCCGCCCGAGGCGAACCGATTTTATTTCTTCAATCCGTTCTCGGTAAACGTGTTCCGCGAGGTCGTCGGCAATATCATTGATTCGGTGGAACTTTCGCCACGTCCGGTCGATATCATCTTGTACTATCCAGCTGACGAATACTTGCACTTTCTAAACGACGAGACGCCGTTCCGCTACGTGCAGGACGTGCGGTTGCCGCTCAAGAATCTTCATGAGCGGTTTCTAATTTATCGTTTTGATATGATGGAATCATCTTGGTGA
- the modB gene encoding molybdate ABC transporter permease subunit has protein sequence MTQSPLQLTFEVGMMATMSAFVLAFGSAYFMHHRQFKGKRLLETIFLLPLILPPTVIGLYALIILGNNGIGGFLPITILFTKQANVIASALAAFPLIYQTIRLGLKQLDAEWYEAGRVLGGSERQLFTYVTIPLLLPALTSGFVLGFARSIGEFGITMMIAGNIPGETMTLATAIYMATINGDMTQALIWSGWLVGLAFLVLWLSERYGKRQY, from the coding sequence ATGACGCAATCTCCACTTCAGCTCACGTTCGAAGTCGGGATGATGGCGACGATGAGCGCCTTCGTTCTCGCCTTCGGGTCGGCCTATTTCATGCATCACCGTCAGTTCAAAGGGAAACGGCTACTCGAGACGATCTTTTTATTACCGCTCATCTTGCCGCCGACGGTCATCGGATTGTATGCCTTGATCATCCTTGGCAACAACGGGATTGGCGGGTTCTTGCCGATCACCATCCTGTTCACAAAACAGGCGAACGTCATTGCGTCGGCGTTAGCCGCATTCCCGCTCATCTATCAAACGATTCGGCTCGGGCTCAAACAGCTTGATGCAGAATGGTATGAGGCCGGACGCGTGCTCGGCGGGTCAGAGCGGCAACTGTTCACGTACGTGACGATCCCGCTCTTGTTACCTGCGTTGACGAGCGGGTTCGTCCTCGGATTCGCTAGATCGATCGGTGAATTTGGGATCACGATGATGATTGCGGGAAACATCCCAGGCGAGACGATGACACTCGCCACAGCGATTTATATGGCGACGATCAACGGCGATATGACCCAGGCACTCATCTGGAGCGGGTGGTTGGTCGGGTTGGCATTTTTAGTGTTATGGCTCAGCGAACGTTACGGTAAGCGCCAATATTAG
- a CDS encoding MFS transporter, which translates to MSDRYFYSTAAKWSFVGFTALVLSTWVASGRFEHVDMALFGYYIGAVVCMIGMVVRLTLFFARPATSQVLKRSIKQMKAEKKRASKAVAATTVNNIVLQKFIWERGWYRWTQHMLIAWGCLGSFAITFGLTFQWMRFDLIDIQTYQIVVFNIPTIQMAAHGLFAELVYNGLNITALMLLVGVLMALYRRINDQDVKVTQRFEFDILPLLMLLIVTVSGLLLTVSYVFFGGFIHHELALFHQLTVIIFLCYFPFGKLFHLPVRPMAASVPMNYREVEADETRVCAGCGTRYATDNQVEDVQAILQAQTLQLGLSDGTQLSDYCQPCRRSMRVKMQLNLMNGQLPTHPVDTNTGMSMPGFGRPKETKGEAKDETPVR; encoded by the coding sequence ATGTCCGACCGTTATTTTTATTCGACCGCTGCGAAGTGGTCGTTCGTAGGATTCACCGCTTTAGTACTCTCAACATGGGTCGCCTCGGGCAGATTCGAACACGTCGACATGGCGCTGTTCGGTTATTACATCGGCGCCGTCGTCTGCATGATTGGGATGGTCGTCCGCTTGACGTTATTCTTTGCACGGCCGGCCACCTCGCAAGTGTTGAAGCGAAGTATTAAACAGATGAAGGCAGAAAAAAAGCGAGCCAGTAAAGCTGTGGCCGCGACGACCGTGAACAACATCGTCTTGCAAAAGTTTATATGGGAGCGAGGGTGGTACCGCTGGACACAGCACATGTTGATCGCTTGGGGATGTCTCGGCTCGTTCGCCATCACGTTCGGTTTAACGTTCCAGTGGATGCGTTTCGACTTGATTGATATTCAGACGTACCAAATCGTCGTCTTCAATATTCCGACCATCCAGATGGCTGCCCACGGACTGTTCGCCGAACTCGTCTATAACGGGTTGAACATCACCGCACTCATGCTTCTTGTCGGGGTGCTGATGGCGCTTTACCGTCGAATCAACGACCAAGACGTTAAAGTAACGCAACGTTTCGAATTTGATATTCTACCGCTGTTGATGTTGCTCATCGTTACCGTATCGGGACTGCTATTGACCGTCTCCTATGTGTTTTTCGGTGGTTTCATTCATCACGAGCTCGCCTTGTTCCATCAATTGACCGTCATCATCTTTTTATGCTATTTCCCGTTCGGAAAGCTGTTCCATTTACCGGTGCGGCCAATGGCGGCGAGTGTCCCGATGAACTATCGGGAAGTCGAGGCGGACGAGACACGGGTCTGTGCCGGATGCGGCACGCGCTATGCGACCGACAACCAAGTCGAAGACGTTCAGGCGATTCTTCAAGCGCAGACGCTCCAACTCGGGTTGAGTGACGGAACGCAGCTGTCTGACTATTGCCAACCGTGTCGCCGTTCGATGCGCGTGAAGATGCAATTGAATTTGATGAACGGTCAGTTGCCGACCCATCCGGTCGATACGAACACCGGCATGTCGATGCCAGGGTTTGGTCGGCCGAAGGAGACGAAAGGTGAGGCAAAAGATGAGACACCTGTGCGTTAA
- a CDS encoding ABC transporter permease, translating into MTVRDVWVRRVRTHLINQWKTWRLVFDWTIVLYGVIPFALFLGYQYALIWQGAYAWLLDVPMLAWAAVLLLIQLQDNFFAWVERADVTIVANRDLVSALKRYSIGYHLVGMGMKYMLVLGLLAPVLKLHGWPIVSLFAFGFALLLVAWLHMWLRYLLDMSRTHWSLRLLVPVVAFFSTYALLTDLPLLAVVLGSGSVAFALLAGEGWLSRHPYIGREVEHAANVRTSFDRSLLSTSGVFEKPNLRKRPYYRPEAKRFGSVERTLAILLYMRTPSHRNLWLRLIPLAVTGFLLVPSWFKLVIPLYIGYVIWQERSAFLTEMKRHPFFRTIEGRKK; encoded by the coding sequence ATGACGGTCCGAGACGTATGGGTTCGGCGTGTCCGGACACATCTCATAAATCAATGGAAGACGTGGCGGCTTGTTTTTGATTGGACAATCGTCCTGTATGGGGTCATCCCGTTCGCGCTCTTTCTCGGCTATCAATACGCATTGATTTGGCAAGGCGCCTACGCATGGCTTCTAGACGTCCCGATGCTCGCGTGGGCAGCCGTCCTCCTCTTGATTCAGTTGCAAGACAACTTCTTCGCATGGGTCGAGCGAGCGGACGTCACGATTGTCGCGAATCGTGACTTGGTCTCGGCATTGAAACGCTATTCGATCGGGTATCACCTTGTCGGCATGGGAATGAAGTACATGCTCGTCCTCGGACTGTTGGCACCGGTACTCAAGCTTCACGGATGGCCGATCGTCTCGCTCTTCGCATTCGGTTTCGCGCTCTTGCTCGTGGCGTGGCTTCACATGTGGTTGCGCTATCTTCTAGATATGAGCCGGACCCATTGGTCACTCCGGCTCCTCGTACCTGTCGTCGCGTTCTTCTCCACGTATGCGCTGCTCACGGATTTGCCGCTACTCGCGGTCGTCCTCGGCAGCGGAAGTGTCGCCTTTGCGCTTCTTGCGGGGGAGGGCTGGCTTTCGCGCCACCCGTATATTGGCCGCGAAGTCGAGCATGCCGCCAACGTCCGTACGTCGTTTGACCGTTCACTGTTATCGACGTCAGGCGTGTTTGAAAAACCGAACTTGCGAAAGCGTCCCTATTATCGACCCGAAGCGAAGCGGTTTGGCTCGGTTGAGCGTACGCTTGCGATCTTGCTGTACATGCGGACGCCGAGCCACCGCAACTTGTGGTTGCGGCTCATCCCGCTCGCGGTCACAGGGTTTCTACTCGTGCCGAGCTGGTTCAAGCTCGTGATCCCGTTGTATATCGGATATGTGATCTGGCAAGAGCGGAGCGCGTTTCTGACAGAGATGAAACGGCATCCGTTCTTTCGTACCATCGAAGGAAGGAAGAAATGA
- the modA gene encoding molybdate ABC transporter substrate-binding protein, translating to MKRVSGVIIGVTVALLLTQVWSSPAHEETVTILAAASLGPALEEVERQLEAELDGVDVRVVTNGSGALRAQINHGSPADIFLAASVDDVDRLHIPILERDVFLHNELWVVTPKGKPCAETWDDLHTCARIVIGDPVNVPAGRYAKIALEREGEWEQAEPRMMFAQNVRQVLTLIEQGDANAGFVYKTELTTDVEAIQSVPLEATGLISYPAVRLTHESHVRDVYARLFDDDIQAYFFARGFSK from the coding sequence ATGAAACGGGTGAGTGGGGTCATCATCGGGGTGACGGTCGCTTTGTTATTAACTCAAGTCTGGTCGAGTCCGGCTCATGAAGAGACTGTGACCATTTTGGCGGCTGCAAGCTTAGGACCGGCTTTGGAAGAGGTCGAACGGCAACTTGAAGCGGAACTCGATGGGGTCGATGTTCGGGTCGTGACGAACGGGAGCGGCGCCTTGCGAGCCCAAATCAATCACGGCTCTCCCGCGGATATCTTTTTGGCCGCAAGCGTTGACGATGTCGACCGATTGCACATCCCGATTCTAGAGCGAGATGTGTTCTTGCATAACGAGTTGTGGGTCGTTACACCGAAAGGAAAACCGTGTGCGGAGACGTGGGACGACTTACATACGTGCGCTCGCATCGTCATCGGTGACCCGGTGAACGTCCCGGCCGGGCGGTACGCGAAAATAGCGCTAGAAAGGGAAGGAGAGTGGGAACAAGCGGAGCCTCGAATGATGTTCGCTCAGAATGTGAGACAAGTGTTGACGCTCATCGAACAAGGCGACGCGAATGCAGGATTCGTCTATAAGACGGAGTTGACGACAGACGTCGAGGCGATTCAGTCGGTCCCGCTTGAAGCGACGGGCCTGATCTCGTATCCGGCGGTCCGCTTGACGCATGAATCTCATGTGCGAGATGTGTACGCTCGTCTGTTTGATGACGATATCCAAGCCTACTTTTTCGCGAGAGGATTTTCCAAATGA
- a CDS encoding nitroreductase family protein: protein MNTTTQKDFMEIVKGRRSIRVYDESVKISKDEMTQILEEATTAPSSLNLQPWRFVVIDSAEGKETLLPLASFNKRQVETSAAVIAIFADYQMADYTEEIFDTAVERGLMPPEVRDRQVDMIKGIFKDAPNEAIKDSILLDSGLVAMQLMLVARAHGYDTNPIGGYDKKNIAEAFGLEKERYLPVMLLSIGKAAEEGYPSVRFPIDRITDWK from the coding sequence ATGAATACGACGACACAGAAAGACTTTATGGAGATTGTGAAAGGACGCCGCTCAATCCGTGTCTACGATGAGAGCGTCAAAATCTCAAAAGATGAGATGACACAAATCCTCGAGGAAGCGACGACCGCCCCGTCTTCCCTCAATCTGCAGCCATGGCGCTTCGTCGTCATCGACAGTGCCGAAGGGAAAGAAACACTTCTCCCGCTTGCGAGCTTCAACAAGCGCCAAGTCGAGACGTCTGCAGCCGTGATCGCCATCTTCGCTGACTATCAAATGGCCGATTACACGGAAGAGATCTTTGATACGGCCGTCGAGCGTGGCCTCATGCCGCCAGAAGTCCGTGACCGTCAAGTCGATATGATCAAAGGCATCTTTAAAGACGCACCGAACGAAGCGATCAAAGACAGCATCTTGCTCGATTCTGGTCTCGTCGCGATGCAGCTCATGCTCGTCGCCCGTGCCCACGGCTACGATACGAACCCGATCGGTGGCTACGACAAGAAGAACATCGCCGAAGCGTTCGGTCTTGAAAAAGAGCGCTACCTCCCGGTCATGCTCCTCTCAATCGGGAAGGCCGCAGAAGAAGGTTACCCATCGGTCCGTTTCCCAATCGACCGCATCACAGACTGGAAATAA
- a CDS encoding DUF3221 domain-containing protein — MKSSVKIFLFFTIMSMLIVFSIGFVFANRATTEPDVDGYVIEVNESDRTALIISGISAEEANLNADTLFALTGSENVSWYKFQVKSTFDQIKVGDHVHLWKKTGPSILNTPNRSYVKKVDVID; from the coding sequence ATGAAATCATCCGTTAAAATCTTTTTATTTTTTACCATCATGTCCATGCTCATCGTTTTTTCCATCGGTTTTGTCTTCGCCAATCGGGCGACGACCGAACCCGACGTTGACGGTTATGTCATTGAAGTGAATGAATCGGACCGCACCGCCCTCATCATCAGCGGCATAAGTGCGGAAGAAGCCAACTTAAACGCTGACACGCTATTCGCCTTGACCGGGTCCGAAAACGTGAGCTGGTACAAGTTCCAAGTCAAGTCGACGTTCGATCAAATCAAAGTCGGCGACCATGTTCACCTTTGGAAAAAGACCGGTCCGAGCATCTTAAATACTCCGAACCGGTCTTATGTGAAAAAAGTCGATGTGATCGACTAA
- a CDS encoding NAD(P)H-dependent oxidoreductase, producing MKKKDILEAYRWRQATKEFDADRKIDEDDFEFILETGRLSPSSFGFEPWQFVVVRREDLLQKIKQQAWGAQGQALTASHFVLILARTPEAMRYDSDYIRHIVTDVQGRTEEEYAQRIKRVQAFQETDYRLLDDERAFQEWIKRQTYIPLGNMMTAAAQIGIDSCPIEGFNQAEIDELLISEGVMERGAWSLSVMVAFGHRARDFAPKTRREFNEVVKYIG from the coding sequence ATGAAGAAGAAAGACATTTTGGAAGCGTACCGTTGGCGTCAAGCGACGAAAGAGTTCGATGCGGATCGCAAGATCGATGAGGACGATTTTGAATTCATCTTGGAGACGGGCCGATTGTCACCAAGCTCGTTCGGATTCGAGCCGTGGCAGTTCGTCGTCGTCCGTCGTGAAGATTTGCTCCAAAAGATCAAACAGCAGGCTTGGGGAGCCCAAGGACAAGCGCTGACGGCGAGTCATTTCGTCTTGATTTTAGCGCGCACCCCTGAGGCGATGCGCTACGACTCGGACTATATCCGTCACATCGTCACGGACGTCCAAGGACGGACCGAGGAGGAGTATGCGCAACGAATCAAGCGTGTGCAGGCGTTCCAAGAAACCGATTATCGTCTCCTTGACGATGAGCGTGCGTTCCAAGAGTGGATCAAGCGCCAGACGTATATCCCGCTTGGTAACATGATGACGGCCGCAGCCCAAATCGGGATCGACTCGTGCCCGATCGAAGGGTTCAATCAAGCCGAAATCGACGAGTTGCTGATTTCAGAAGGGGTCATGGAACGAGGGGCGTGGTCCCTTTCGGTCATGGTCGCGTTCGGACATCGGGCCCGCGATTTCGCACCGAAGACACGGCGTGAATTCAACGAGGTCGTCAAATATATCGGATGA
- the ric gene encoding iron-sulfur cluster repair di-iron protein produces the protein MTQTFTGDTHVSEIVKQCPQAADIFKRNRIDFCCGGNRPLAEATDKSKRSTEDILEEVNALYQRKQEMNEKSIDWDAASSSELIEHIIYKHHQFLTDELPQLTPYVTKVFRVHGQNHPHLGRIHQLFNQLKVELEQHIVKEETEDFPTLLRHETAPTVETKQELDDILVSLESEHAAAGDILKELRHITNDYTPPEGACGTYRLVYQRLEALESDTFEHIHLENNILFPRARTFA, from the coding sequence ATGACACAGACATTCACGGGCGATACGCACGTATCTGAAATCGTCAAACAATGCCCACAAGCGGCAGACATTTTCAAACGAAACCGAATCGATTTTTGTTGCGGTGGTAATCGGCCGCTCGCTGAAGCGACAGACAAATCGAAGCGGTCGACGGAAGACATTCTAGAAGAAGTCAATGCGCTTTATCAACGCAAGCAAGAGATGAACGAGAAGAGCATCGATTGGGATGCCGCGTCTTCTTCGGAATTGATCGAGCATATCATCTATAAACATCACCAGTTTTTGACGGACGAATTGCCACAGCTTACACCATATGTGACAAAAGTGTTTCGGGTCCACGGACAAAACCATCCGCACCTCGGGCGCATCCATCAACTGTTCAATCAATTGAAGGTGGAACTGGAACAACACATTGTCAAAGAAGAGACGGAAGATTTCCCGACGTTGCTTCGTCACGAGACGGCACCGACGGTTGAAACGAAACAGGAGCTTGATGACATATTGGTTTCACTCGAGTCAGAGCATGCGGCCGCCGGTGACATTTTGAAAGAGTTGCGTCACATCACGAACGACTATACGCCGCCTGAAGGTGCGTGTGGGACGTATCGTCTTGTTTACCAACGTTTAGAGGCGCTCGAGTCAGATACGTTCGAACATATTCATCTCGAGAACAACATTTTATTCCCGCGGGCGCGCACGTTCGCTTAA
- the aceA gene encoding isocitrate lyase, whose product MNEQRKQLEEMLQSERFDGVERPYGIDDVMKLRGSILIEHTLAVRGAERLWELLHERDYVHALGALTGNQAIQQVKAGLEAIYLSGWQVAADANLSGHMYPDQSLYPANSVPSVVKRINQALQRADQIQTAEGKGDTHWFAPIVADMEAGFGGVLNVFELTKAMIEAGAAGVHLEDQLSSEKKCGHLGGKVLLPTQTAVKNLIAARLAADVMGVSTIIVARTDAHAANLITSDIDPVDHPFIVGDRTPEGFYRTEAGIEQAIARGLAYAPYADLVWCETSEPDLDEARQFADAIHAKYPGKLLAYNCSPSFNWKKKLSDDEIATFQQEIGAMGYKFQFVTLAGFHSLNFGMFELARGYKDRGMAAYSELQQAEFSAEQHGYTATRHQREVGTGYFDEVSLVISGGQSSTTALAGSTEAEQFETPSH is encoded by the coding sequence ATGAACGAACAGCGCAAACAACTTGAGGAAATGCTTCAATCAGAACGGTTTGACGGGGTTGAGCGTCCGTATGGGATCGACGACGTGATGAAACTTCGCGGATCAATTTTGATCGAACACACGCTCGCGGTGAGAGGGGCGGAACGGCTATGGGAACTGCTCCATGAGCGCGATTACGTGCATGCCCTCGGTGCCCTCACGGGGAACCAAGCGATCCAACAAGTGAAAGCGGGGTTAGAGGCCATTTACTTAAGCGGCTGGCAAGTCGCTGCCGATGCGAACCTTTCCGGGCATATGTATCCGGATCAAAGCCTGTATCCGGCCAACTCCGTGCCGAGTGTCGTGAAACGGATCAATCAGGCGCTACAACGGGCCGACCAAATTCAAACGGCGGAAGGGAAAGGCGACACGCACTGGTTCGCCCCGATCGTCGCTGATATGGAAGCCGGGTTCGGCGGAGTGTTGAACGTCTTTGAACTGACGAAAGCGATGATTGAAGCGGGAGCGGCCGGTGTCCACCTCGAAGACCAACTGTCTTCGGAGAAGAAGTGCGGACACCTGGGCGGAAAAGTGTTGCTGCCGACACAGACGGCCGTGAAGAACTTGATTGCGGCCCGCCTCGCGGCGGACGTCATGGGCGTGTCGACGATCATTGTCGCCCGGACGGACGCGCATGCGGCGAACTTGATCACGAGCGATATCGATCCGGTCGACCACCCGTTCATCGTCGGTGACCGGACGCCGGAAGGGTTTTACCGGACCGAAGCGGGCATCGAACAAGCTATCGCCCGCGGTCTCGCCTACGCCCCGTACGCCGACCTCGTCTGGTGCGAGACGTCGGAGCCAGATTTGGACGAAGCGCGCCAATTCGCGGACGCGATTCACGCCAAGTATCCGGGAAAACTGCTCGCCTACAACTGCTCGCCTTCGTTCAACTGGAAGAAGAAGCTGTCGGATGACGAGATCGCCACGTTCCAACAAGAAATCGGGGCGATGGGCTACAAGTTCCAGTTCGTCACGCTCGCCGGTTTCCACTCGCTCAACTTCGGCATGTTCGAGCTCGCGCGCGGATATAAGGACCGCGGTATGGCTGCCTACTCCGAGTTGCAACAAGCCGAGTTCAGTGCTGAACAGCATGGCTACACGGCGACACGTCACCAACGGGAAGTCGGGACCGGGTACTTCGATGAGGTGTCGCTCGTCATCTCCGGAGGTCAGTCGTCAACGACGGCACTTGCCGGATCGACCGAGGCAGAGCAGTTTGAAACACCGTCCCATTAA
- a CDS encoding MarR family winged helix-turn-helix transcriptional regulator produces MRDSCSPSDQILYNIITVQKELSQLFDSEMDGLSLSRYDILNNLNHVGPLRQRELQQRVDVDHAAITRHLKQLEAQGLIARERCPQDNRVIYVDLTDLGRDKIAHWTEQKKCLSDRLFVNMKVEEQQQLLDLLNTLQHNIQHERKTLI; encoded by the coding sequence ATGCGCGACTCTTGTTCGCCTAGCGACCAAATTCTCTACAACATCATCACTGTACAAAAAGAACTCAGTCAACTGTTCGATTCAGAAATGGATGGCCTGAGCCTGAGCCGATATGATATTTTGAACAACTTGAATCACGTCGGTCCGCTTCGTCAACGCGAGCTGCAACAGCGGGTCGATGTCGATCATGCCGCTATCACACGCCACTTGAAACAACTTGAAGCACAAGGGCTGATCGCTCGTGAACGTTGTCCCCAAGACAATCGCGTCATCTATGTCGACTTGACTGACCTCGGTCGAGACAAGATCGCACATTGGACCGAGCAAAAGAAGTGCTTGTCGGACCGACTTTTTGTAAACATGAAGGTAGAGGAGCAACAGCAATTGCTCGACCTGTTAAACACGTTACAACACAACATTCAACATGAAAGGAAGACTTTAATATGA